A portion of the Salminus brasiliensis chromosome 11, fSalBra1.hap2, whole genome shotgun sequence genome contains these proteins:
- the tfdp2 gene encoding transcription factor Dp-2, translated as MSYMMANTVGASPLCADLKAFLSTQNLPKGNISIVTASNYSPATKITLGAVNSNVGAQTIISTPQRVAHSGSILIGSPFTPHTTPATMVTQGRPPDGNEWTPGNKKRTHDFIDSYYSDRDGLCSSDSSSSKRMKKADKNGKGLRHFSMKVCEKVQKKGTTSYNEVADELVAEFAHANLTHSNSQVYDQKNIRRRVYDALNVLMAMNIISKEKKEIRWIGLPTNSAQEFRNLELEKQKRLERIRQKRSQLEELILQQIAFKNLVRRNQANEASSKSPPPPGSVIQLPFIILNTDVRTVIDCSISSDKCEYLFNFDNMFEIHDDIEILKRMGMSLGLENGKCTQENLTVAKSLVPKSLETYVTGMARGTNRTPLSHTSHSSSAPSHTSESRVQTPSSFNEEYDDDEDEDEDDDDDPSSPE; from the exons GTAACATTTCCATTGTAACGGCCTCCAACTACAGCCCTGCCACCAAGATCACATTAGGAGCAGTGAATTCCAATGTGGGAGCACAGACG atTATAAGCACGCCTCAGAGAGTGGCTCACTCAGGAAGCATCCTCATCGGCAGCCCCTTCACACCACACACTACACCTGCTACCATGGTAACACAAGGACGCCCACCAGACGGCAACGAATGGACACCAGG gaacaAGAAACGGACACATGACTTTATAGATTCCTATTACTCCGATAG GGATGGACTGTGTTCTAGTGACTCCTCGTCAAG taaaAGAATGAAGAAGGCGGATAAGAATGGGAAGGGTCTCAGGCACTTTTCCATGAAGGTGTGCGAGAAGGTGCAGAAGAAAGGCACCACATCGTACAACGAGGTGGCAGACGAATTGGTGGCAGAATTCGCCCATGCCAACCTTACACACTCAAATTCA CAGGTGTATGACCAGAAGAACATCCGCAGACGTGTTTATGATGCATTGAATGTGTTGATGGCCATGAACATAATCTCTAAAGAAAAGAAGGAGATTCGTTGGATTGGTCTACCCACCAACTCGGCGCAGGAATTTCGCAACCTGGAG TTGGAGAAGCAGAAACGGCTGGAAAGAATCAGACAGAAAAGAAGCCAGCTGGAGGAGCTTATACTGCAG CAGATAGCCTTTAAGAACCTAGTGCGGAGGAACCAGGCCAACGAAGCATCGTCAAAATCGCCACCTCCACCTGGGTCTGTCATTCAGCTGCCCTTCATCATTCTTAACACAGACGTGCGCACTGTCATCGACTGCTCCATCTCCAGTGACAA ATGCGAATACCTCTTCAACTTTGACAATATGTTTGAGATTCATGATGACATTGAGATTCTGAAGCGCATGGGAATGTCTCTGGGGTTGGAAAATGGCAAATGCACCCAAGAGAACCTCACTGTTGCCAAGTCACTTGTGCCCAAATCCCTGGAGACATACGTCACAG GTATGGCCCGGGGCACCAACAGAACGCCTCTCAGCCATACAAG CCACAGTAGCTCTGCACCATCACACACTTCAGAATCTCGGGTCCAGACGCCAAGTTCCTTTAACGAGGAATATGACGACGATGAAGACGAGGACGAAGATGACGACGACGATCCCTCCTCTCCGGAATGA